In Bacillota bacterium, the DNA window ATCGGAATCCCCTGGCCGGTGTCGGAAATTTTAATGAATACCTGGCCTCTTTCCGCATCAATTCCCGTTTTCACCCCGATCAGGCGGCGCCTCTTTGCGGTCCCCTCGAAGGCTTGCTTGGCATTGAGGAGGAGGTTCACCAGAACCTGTTCAAGCTGCTGGGCGTTCCCTGCAATCTGGGGAAGCTTTGGGTCCAGTTCTACATCTATCTGGATGTTATCGGTTTCGATCTGGTAGGAGACGAGCTTCAGGGCCTCGCGGACCACATCGTTGACAAAAATGGGGTAGAAAATATAGTGCTCCTGGCGGGAAAAGGCGAGCAGCCCCTGGACGATCTGCTTGCAGCGCAGGCCGCAGGTTTTGATGTCTTCCAG includes these proteins:
- a CDS encoding ATP-binding protein: LEDIKTCGLRCKQIVQGLLAFSRQEHYIFYPIFVNDVVREALKLVSYQIETDNIQIDVELDPKLPQIAGNAQQLEQVLVNLLLNAKQAFEGTAKRRRLIGVKTGIDAERGQVFIKISDTGQGIPMENLTRIFDPFFTSKGVGKGTGLGLSVSLGIVQAHGGTIGVESELNKGSTFTVYLPPSQNQARERPVMSEG